A part of Myxococcus landrumus genomic DNA contains:
- a CDS encoding APC family permease, giving the protein MGPIQLLALGVNGIVGVGIFFAPAGVAARMPGMGAVLVFLLTGLALVPVALAFGVLGRRFDSDGGPVVFARAAFGERAAFLVGWVAYVSAFLSTSAVIVGLSQSVAPSLGLEGPVGQRVLASALVTAFAGIVASGIRVSARAWTALTVLKLLPLAALLVAFASVTAPPSMAPPTVGLADSAWLRAGLAVMFAYQGFEVVPVIAGQVRSSARTVPLATVGSLLGAVLLYVGLVWACVAALPNLATSTAPLAEAAGVWGGAGLSRVVTAGTSVSALGICVGMMVTTPRYLSALASGGRTLFGLDEMSARGVPARALAVTWGVVVFFVNLGNLPELFALSSIAVLMQYGVTAASLAWLSWRRERGLRPVHALLAVPTLGFGLSLVGFGASAREAATTAIALVAGLVLLGLSRPRA; this is encoded by the coding sequence GTGGGGCCCATCCAGCTGTTGGCGCTGGGGGTCAATGGCATCGTCGGCGTCGGCATCTTCTTCGCGCCCGCGGGAGTCGCCGCGCGAATGCCGGGCATGGGCGCGGTGCTCGTCTTCCTGCTCACGGGGCTGGCGCTGGTGCCCGTGGCGCTGGCGTTCGGCGTGCTGGGGCGCCGCTTCGACTCGGATGGCGGGCCGGTGGTCTTCGCGCGAGCGGCCTTCGGCGAGCGCGCGGCCTTCCTCGTGGGGTGGGTGGCCTATGTCAGCGCGTTCCTGAGCACCTCCGCGGTGATAGTGGGGCTGTCGCAGTCGGTGGCGCCCTCGCTGGGGCTGGAGGGCCCGGTGGGGCAGCGCGTGCTGGCGTCGGCGCTCGTCACGGCGTTCGCGGGCATCGTCGCCTCGGGCATCCGGGTCTCCGCGCGCGCGTGGACGGCGCTCACGGTGCTCAAGCTGCTGCCGCTGGCGGCGCTGCTCGTCGCGTTCGCCTCCGTGACGGCGCCGCCCTCCATGGCGCCTCCGACGGTGGGGCTGGCGGACAGCGCGTGGCTGCGCGCGGGGCTGGCGGTGATGTTCGCCTACCAGGGGTTCGAAGTCGTGCCGGTGATTGCCGGGCAGGTGCGCTCGTCGGCGCGCACCGTGCCGCTGGCCACGGTGGGCTCGCTGCTGGGCGCGGTGCTCTTGTACGTGGGGTTGGTCTGGGCGTGTGTCGCGGCGCTGCCGAACCTGGCCACGTCGACCGCGCCCCTGGCCGAGGCCGCGGGCGTGTGGGGCGGGGCGGGGCTGTCGCGCGTGGTGACGGCGGGCACCAGCGTGTCCGCGCTGGGCATCTGCGTGGGGATGATGGTGACGACGCCTCGCTACCTGTCCGCGCTGGCGTCGGGAGGAAGGACGCTGTTCGGCCTGGATGAGATGTCCGCCCGGGGCGTGCCCGCTCGGGCGCTGGCCGTCACGTGGGGGGTGGTGGTGTTCTTCGTCAACCTGGGCAACCTGCCGGAGCTCTTCGCGCTCTCCAGCATCGCCGTGCTGATGCAGTACGGCGTCACGGCGGCGTCGCTCGCGTGGCTGTCATGGCGGAGGGAGCGGGGCCTGCGCCCGGTGCACGCGCTCCTGGCGGTGCCCACGCTGGGGTTCGGCCTGTCGCTGGTGGGGTTCGGCGCTTCCGCCCGGGAGGCCGCCACCACCGCGATTGCGTTGGTGGCGGGCCTGGTGCTGCTGGGCCTGTCCCGGCCGAGGGCCTAG